The following coding sequences lie in one Eubacterium ventriosum genomic window:
- a CDS encoding SGNH/GDSL hydrolase family protein translates to MKILFQGDSITDSNRDYDDIHDLGDGYAHYAAGFISEKYPECTFEFVNQGINGNKTEDLLNRVQSDLVDIQPDIVSIMIGINDVWYYSEDREWLSNEVFEERYRTILENIRQKTKAHIMILEPYLMPAEDKLFFRDDLYGKVQIIRKLAYEYADVLVPTEGLIYSSILGVEEQKFIGDGVHPTDFVARVIGKYYCEYISMIIDKII, encoded by the coding sequence ATGAAGATATTGTTTCAAGGAGATAGCATTACAGATTCTAATCGGGATTATGATGATATTCACGATTTAGGAGATGGATATGCACACTATGCAGCAGGTTTTATTTCAGAAAAATATCCGGAGTGTACATTTGAGTTTGTGAATCAGGGAATTAATGGAAATAAAACAGAAGATTTATTAAATCGTGTACAATCAGATTTGGTTGATATTCAGCCGGACATTGTATCTATTATGATTGGAATTAATGATGTATGGTATTATTCGGAAGATAGGGAATGGCTTTCAAATGAGGTTTTTGAGGAGAGATACCGTACGATTTTAGAAAATATCAGACAGAAGACAAAAGCACATATCATGATATTAGAGCCATATTTGATGCCGGCTGAGGATAAATTGTTTTTTAGAGATGATTTATACGGTAAGGTTCAAATTATTAGAAAACTTGCATACGAATATGCAGATGTATTGGTTCCGACAGAAGGTTTGATTTATTCGTCTATTTTAGGAGTAGAAGAACAAAAGTTTATTGGAGATGGTGTTCATCCGACAGATTTCGTGGCGAGAGTTATTGGTAAATATTATTGTGAGTATATATCAATGATTATTGATAAAATTATATAA